The following are from one region of the Methanobrevibacter sp. genome:
- a CDS encoding acyltransferase, with protein MFYNKDSKRILWVDWLKVFAIIGVLGLHSSTQFFDPSILYSFNWYVGVFFESLCRYGIILFLMASGFLILRKPEPITNFPRRFKRVFIPFVFWLFVYGIIKFYMINHSFNPVGIVIYLLEAFLNPTNVSIQFWFVYMIIGLYLFAPILSKWLENCSVMEIEYFLVIWVFVSVFQFLNVDTIILDYLRYFSGAIGYFILGYYLAFKDSRYLQSRKFGLFLFLLGTAICFVGTTVGSIVIGGPCYLFFGVGEITPNACLQGIGLFIMIKNTDFGKLSDRINSFAVLISLESYGVYLCNILIIEFLEKFGIFSISGNALVAIPGVFVISFIIANVLIYVMSKLPFLNKFTGFKSIL; from the coding sequence ATGTTTTATAATAAGGATAGTAAAAGGATTTTATGGGTTGACTGGTTAAAGGTTTTTGCTATAATTGGAGTTTTAGGTCTCCATTCCTCAACTCAATTTTTCGATCCATCTATTCTTTATTCTTTCAATTGGTATGTGGGAGTATTTTTCGAATCCTTGTGCAGATATGGGATTATTCTATTTTTAATGGCATCCGGATTTTTGATTTTAAGAAAGCCCGAGCCGATTACAAATTTCCCAAGAAGATTTAAACGTGTTTTCATACCTTTTGTATTTTGGCTCTTTGTCTATGGAATTATTAAGTTTTACATGATAAACCATTCATTCAATCCTGTAGGCATTGTCATTTACCTGCTTGAGGCTTTTTTAAATCCAACTAACGTTTCTATCCAGTTCTGGTTTGTATATATGATAATTGGGCTTTATCTTTTTGCACCGATTTTGTCAAAATGGCTTGAGAACTGTTCCGTTATGGAAATTGAATATTTCCTGGTTATTTGGGTTTTCGTATCAGTTTTCCAGTTTCTCAATGTTGACACAATCATTCTCGATTACCTTAGGTATTTCTCAGGAGCTATAGGCTACTTTATTTTGGGTTATTATTTGGCCTTTAAGGATTCAAGATATCTTCAAAGCAGAAAATTCGGTTTATTCCTGTTCCTTTTAGGTACAGCTATCTGTTTTGTAGGTACAACAGTTGGAAGCATTGTCATTGGTGGACCTTGTTACCTCTTCTTTGGTGTTGGCGAGATAACTCCTAACGCTTGTTTGCAGGGTATTGGCTTGTTCATAATGATTAAGAACACAGATTTCGGGAAATTGTCTGACAGGATTAACAGCTTTGCTGTTTTGATAAGTTTGGAATCTTATGGCGTTTACTTGTGTAATATTTTAATCATTGAGTTTCTGGAAAAATTCGGAATCTTTTCAATTTCCGGAAATGCTCTTGTAGCTATACCTGGAGTATTTGTCATTAGTTTCATTATTGCAAATGTGCTGATTTATGTCATGAGCAAGTTGCCTTTCTTGAATAAATTCACCGGATTTAAATCAATTTTGTAA
- a CDS encoding acyltransferase, translating into MDWIKALAVFAVAIIHVSGRYLEENLLFTSNWFIAVGFESLTRYAVVFFILASGFLILRKPEPITNIPRRFKRIFVPFVFWMFIYAICYYFLIDGYSDVFGFVKYFFYGFIDPTSVCLLFWFVYMIIGLYVFAPILSKWIENSSFKEIEYFLAVWIVVMILYLAMTLTGYDTIIYDYLRYFGGAIGYFILGYYLAFKDSRYLQSRKFGLLLFIIGTFMCFVGTVGVAYITGVQTFAFMSVGDITPNACLQAVGLFIIVKNTSFNKLSDRINSIIVLISLESYGFYLAHLLVIGALKKLSIFSLENNALVTIPLFSICVLVSVNVLIYIMSKIPFLNKFTGFKSIL; encoded by the coding sequence GTGGATTGGATTAAGGCACTTGCCGTTTTTGCAGTTGCAATAATTCATGTATCTGGAAGATACCTTGAAGAAAACTTATTATTTACATCAAACTGGTTTATTGCTGTAGGTTTCGAATCATTAACAAGGTATGCTGTCGTATTCTTTATTTTAGCTTCCGGATTTTTGATTTTAAGAAAGCCAGAACCAATAACTAATATTCCTAGGCGTTTTAAACGGATTTTTGTTCCTTTTGTTTTTTGGATGTTTATTTATGCAATTTGCTATTATTTTTTAATTGATGGATATTCCGACGTTTTCGGATTCGTTAAATATTTCTTCTACGGTTTCATTGATCCGACCAGTGTCTGTCTGCTGTTCTGGTTTGTATATATGATTATTGGTCTTTATGTTTTTGCACCTATTCTATCAAAATGGATTGAAAACTCTTCTTTTAAAGAAATAGAATATTTTTTAGCCGTTTGGATTGTTGTGATGATTTTGTATTTGGCAATGACACTTACAGGTTATGACACTATAATCTATGACTATCTAAGATATTTTGGTGGGGCTATAGGCTACTTTATTTTAGGTTATTATTTGGCCTTTAAGGATTCAAGATATCTTCAAAGCAGAAAATTCGGTTTGCTGCTGTTCATCATTGGAACTTTTATGTGTTTTGTGGGAACTGTTGGTGTGGCATACATTACAGGCGTTCAAACATTTGCATTCATGTCCGTTGGAGACATTACTCCAAATGCGTGCTTGCAAGCCGTTGGTTTATTTATCATTGTTAAGAATACTAGTTTCAATAAGTTAAGTGATAGGATAAATTCAATCATCGTATTGATAAGTCTTGAGTCATATGGATTTTATTTGGCTCATTTGCTGGTGATTGGGGCTCTTAAGAAATTATCAATATTTTCTTTAGAGAACAATGCATTGGTCACAATTCCGCTTTTTTCAATATGCGTTTTGGTTTCAGTCAATGTTTTGATTTATATTATGAGCAAGATTCCATTCTTAAATAAATTTACAGGATTTAAATCCATTTTATAA
- a CDS encoding ABC transporter permease, translating into MYKNKFTPVILPIIIIIVWYIITSVLHLVTPYTLPSPVDVCISAWHIILTGELFTDSFDTLFKVFAGMAIASIVAIPLGILLGAYKILEDICTFVISILRPIPPVAWIPFSILWFGIGTVPAVFIIFMGCVFPILVYTIDGVKRTDKVLIEAARTLGADDTTVLTKVILPSAVPYILSGLKVGVGIALMCTISAEMIGSSSGLGYMILTATNLFDTGTTVVGMLTIGIIGLVLDYIFGKIQSYVFW; encoded by the coding sequence GTGTATAAAAATAAGTTTACACCTGTAATTTTACCGATTATAATTATTATCGTATGGTATATAATAACTTCTGTTCTACATCTGGTAACTCCATATACATTGCCAAGTCCTGTTGATGTTTGCATCTCTGCATGGCACATCATTTTGACTGGAGAACTGTTTACAGATTCATTTGATACTTTATTTAAGGTATTTGCAGGTATGGCAATTGCTTCCATTGTTGCAATTCCTTTAGGAATATTGCTCGGTGCTTACAAAATACTTGAGGATATCTGTACTTTCGTCATCAGTATTTTAAGGCCGATTCCTCCAGTTGCATGGATTCCATTTTCCATCCTTTGGTTTGGAATAGGAACTGTTCCTGCTGTATTTATTATTTTTATGGGTTGTGTATTCCCTATTTTAGTTTATACAATTGATGGGGTAAAGAGAACTGACAAGGTTTTGATTGAAGCAGCAAGAACTTTAGGGGCTGATGACACAACTGTTCTAACTAAGGTCATTTTGCCTTCTGCTGTGCCGTATATTCTTTCAGGACTTAAGGTGGGGGTTGGAATAGCATTGATGTGTACAATCTCTGCTGAGATGATTGGATCAAGCAGCGGTTTGGGTTATATGATTTTGACAGCCACAAACCTTTTTGACACAGGTACAACAGTTGTTGGAATGTTGACTATTGGTATTATCGGATTGGTATTGGATTATATATTTGGTAAGATCCAAAGCTACGTATTCTGGTAG
- a CDS encoding ABC transporter ATP-binding protein produces MSIEVKNINKSFKTNKKDLDVLENVNLDIEDGKFVCLLGPSGCGKTTLLRLIAGLDTPTSGEIIADGEVVKKPSGDRAVIFQQYSLFPWLTVLDNVMFGLNLNNKSKEENLKSAETYLERVGLIEFKDAYPHELSGGMKQRVAIIRSLLNHTPILLMDEPFSALDMQNRHKLQEQLIGVWKRFENTIVFVTHDVDEAVYLADDIVIMGRDPGRIKEIFHVDLERPRKRESQEFIQVQEEVISKLDAWD; encoded by the coding sequence ATGTCAATTGAAGTTAAAAATATTAACAAATCATTCAAGACTAATAAAAAGGATTTGGATGTTTTAGAAAATGTTAATTTGGATATTGAAGATGGAAAATTCGTTTGTCTATTGGGTCCTTCCGGTTGTGGGAAAACTACTCTTTTGCGTCTTATAGCTGGTTTGGATACTCCCACTTCAGGTGAAATCATTGCTGATGGCGAAGTCGTCAAGAAACCGTCAGGCGATAGGGCAGTCATTTTCCAGCAATATTCTCTCTTTCCATGGCTAACAGTCCTTGACAATGTAATGTTCGGCCTTAATCTCAATAACAAATCCAAGGAGGAGAATCTGAAAAGTGCAGAAACCTATCTTGAAAGGGTTGGGCTAATAGAGTTTAAGGATGCATATCCTCATGAGCTTTCCGGAGGAATGAAGCAAAGGGTGGCTATTATACGCTCTCTCTTAAACCATACTCCAATATTGCTTATGGATGAGCCTTTCTCTGCTTTGGACATGCAGAACAGACACAAGTTGCAAGAGCAGTTGATAGGAGTCTGGAAAAGGTTTGAAAATACCATCGTTTTTGTAACTCATGATGTTGATGAGGCCGTTTATCTTGCTGATGACATAGTTATTATGGGTAGGGACCCTGGAAGAATCAAGGAAATCTTCCATGTGGATCTTGAGAGGCCAAGAAAAAGGGAATCTCAGGAATTTATTCAAGTCCAAGAGGAAGTAATTTCAAAATTGGATGCATGGGACTAA
- the thiD gene encoding bifunctional hydroxymethylpyrimidine kinase/phosphomethylpyrimidine kinase has protein sequence MIVMSIAGVDPSAGAGVYADLKTFQALGVYGTGIVTALTAQNPNKVYSIKPIEADFIGEQIDAVLDSYDITYIKTGMLYSKEVVDVVIGKIREHDLKCVVDPVMVATSGGALYRNELVEAFKKLLKVAIFTTPNVDEAIKLTDVEINDVNTAKDASLKLGKFCNNMITGGHLQGNNVINIDSKITVSRQELIETGNLHGSGCNFSAAIVSYLAKGETLENAIGLAEKYTHSAIENGNYGTLIPKI, from the coding sequence ATGATAGTTATGAGCATTGCCGGCGTTGATCCGTCAGCAGGTGCAGGAGTTTACGCAGATTTGAAAACGTTCCAGGCATTGGGAGTCTATGGAACCGGAATTGTAACTGCCCTTACTGCACAAAACCCAAATAAAGTTTATTCCATAAAGCCCATTGAAGCGGATTTTATAGGGGAACAGATTGATGCCGTTCTTGACAGCTATGATATAACCTACATAAAAACAGGAATGCTCTATTCCAAGGAGGTTGTTGACGTTGTAATCGGCAAAATTAGGGAGCATGACCTGAAATGTGTTGTTGATCCCGTAATGGTTGCAACTTCCGGCGGTGCGCTATATAGGAATGAGCTTGTGGAAGCCTTTAAAAAACTGTTAAAAGTAGCTATTTTTACAACACCAAATGTAGATGAAGCAATTAAATTAACTGATGTTGAAATTAATGACGTAAATACTGCAAAAGACGCTTCATTAAAATTAGGAAAGTTTTGTAACAACATGATTACTGGAGGCCATCTTCAAGGAAACAATGTGATAAACATTGACTCAAAGATTACCGTCAGTAGGCAGGAACTTATAGAGACAGGCAACCTTCACGGAAGCGGATGCAATTTCTCCGCAGCAATCGTAAGCTACCTTGCAAAAGGAGAAACCTTGGAAAATGCAATAGGATTGGCTGAAAAATATACTCATTCAGCAATTGAAAACGGCAATTACGGAACCCTAATTCCAAAAATATAA
- the cofC gene encoding 2-phospho-L-lactate guanylyltransferase, with protein sequence MDEIYGIIPVSKFKNAKTRLSPFLSEKEREELLKVMLKDVTDSLKRHVDKIIIISADEEVLNYAKSINLDVLKENENSNLNKALKQAMDYCKGNAKKVIIMPSDVPLIGKTNIQMLIESSKSLDFIIVPSKGGGTNAIILEPSAIRTRFGDFSYKEHVNAADRKKLNPQVHDSFFMALDVNTTEDLGEIMVHGENTHTRKYLKKLKINVESIHGSERLRVTRG encoded by the coding sequence ATGGATGAAATTTATGGGATTATACCAGTTAGCAAATTTAAAAATGCCAAAACCCGTCTTTCTCCCTTTCTAAGTGAAAAGGAACGTGAAGAACTTTTAAAGGTAATGCTGAAAGACGTTACAGACTCCTTGAAAAGGCACGTTGACAAAATCATCATAATCAGTGCCGACGAGGAAGTTCTCAATTATGCTAAAAGCATCAACCTGGATGTCTTGAAGGAAAATGAAAACTCAAACCTGAACAAGGCCTTGAAACAGGCAATGGACTACTGCAAAGGCAACGCTAAAAAGGTAATCATCATGCCTTCAGACGTTCCGTTGATTGGCAAGACCAACATCCAAATGCTAATTGAATCAAGCAAATCCTTAGATTTCATCATTGTTCCGTCAAAAGGTGGCGGAACCAATGCAATCATTTTGGAACCATCAGCAATAAGAACCAGATTTGGAGATTTCAGCTATAAGGAACATGTTAATGCAGCTGATCGTAAAAAACTTAATCCTCAAGTTCACGATTCATTCTTTATGGCTTTGGATGTTAACACCACTGAAGATTTGGGAGAAATCATGGTCCATGGTGAAAATACCCACACCAGAAAATATCTGAAGAAACTGAAAATAAACGTGGAATCGATTCATGGATCCGAAAGGCTAAGGGTCACCAGAGGATAG
- the proS gene encoding proline--tRNA ligase — MVENFSEWFHNILEEANITDSRYPVKGMAIWMPYGFQIRKYTLELLKELLDKDNEEVLFPMLIPEAELAKEGIHVKGFEDEVYWVTKGGQKDLNEQLALRPTSETAIYPMYSLWIRSHIDLPIKYYQIVNTFRYETKHTRPLIRVREITTFKEAHTAHATKEEAKEQVDDYIELYKEFFNDLGIPYLISERPSWDKFPGADYTMAFDTIMPDGKTLQIGTIHNLGQTFAKTFDITFEDKDGEHKYVYQTCAGLSDRVVAAMIANHGDEKGLRLPAMVSPTQVTIIPILFKKGKEEVMDKCMEIKEKLEAAGLRVNIDDRDIRPGKKFYDWELKGTPIKLELGPRDLENNITIAMRRDNLEKVELALDELLVDNVVNLINEYDKDLNTSSWNFLEEHVIFASELEEIPELIEAGNVVSFNWCGDDECGKQIEEETGYDILGIYEELDGESGLKCINNPEEDAKYIALIAKTY, encoded by the coding sequence ATAGTGGAGAATTTTAGCGAATGGTTCCATAATATTTTAGAAGAGGCAAACATTACTGATTCCAGATATCCTGTAAAAGGAATGGCAATCTGGATGCCTTATGGATTTCAAATTAGAAAATACACATTAGAATTATTGAAAGAATTGTTGGATAAGGACAATGAAGAGGTTTTATTCCCAATGCTCATTCCGGAAGCTGAATTGGCCAAGGAAGGAATTCATGTCAAGGGATTTGAAGACGAGGTTTACTGGGTTACAAAGGGCGGTCAGAAGGATTTGAATGAACAGTTGGCTTTAAGGCCTACAAGTGAAACCGCAATCTATCCAATGTACTCATTATGGATCAGGTCACACATTGACTTGCCAATAAAATACTACCAGATAGTGAATACCTTCAGATATGAAACAAAACATACAAGGCCATTGATCAGGGTTCGTGAAATCACTACATTCAAAGAAGCCCATACTGCCCATGCAACCAAAGAAGAGGCAAAGGAACAGGTGGATGACTACATTGAACTTTACAAAGAATTCTTCAATGATTTAGGAATTCCATATCTCATCAGCGAAAGACCATCCTGGGACAAGTTCCCTGGAGCTGACTACACAATGGCTTTCGATACAATAATGCCTGATGGAAAAACCCTGCAGATAGGTACAATACACAATTTAGGCCAGACCTTTGCAAAAACCTTTGACATAACCTTTGAAGACAAGGACGGAGAACATAAATATGTATACCAGACCTGTGCAGGATTGTCAGACCGTGTTGTAGCTGCAATGATAGCCAATCATGGTGACGAAAAGGGTTTGCGCCTTCCGGCAATGGTTTCACCTACACAAGTTACAATAATCCCTATTTTATTTAAAAAGGGCAAGGAAGAGGTTATGGACAAATGTATGGAAATCAAGGAAAAGCTGGAGGCTGCAGGACTCCGTGTCAATATTGATGACAGGGACATTAGACCTGGTAAAAAGTTCTATGACTGGGAGCTTAAGGGAACACCGATCAAGCTTGAACTTGGACCAAGGGATTTGGAGAACAACATTACCATTGCAATGCGCAGAGACAATCTGGAGAAAGTGGAGCTTGCTTTGGATGAGCTGCTTGTTGACAATGTTGTTAACCTCATCAACGAATATGATAAGGACTTGAACACAAGCTCATGGAACTTCCTTGAGGAACATGTGATCTTCGCATCCGAACTGGAAGAAATCCCAGAACTGATAGAGGCAGGAAATGTTGTCTCATTTAACTGGTGTGGAGATGACGAGTGCGGTAAGCAGATTGAGGAAGAGACCGGCTATGACATTTTAGGAATCTACGAAGAGCTTGACGGCGAATCCGGCCTTAAATGCATCAACAATCCTGAAGAGGATGCAAAATACATTGCACTTATAGCTAAAACATATTAG
- a CDS encoding NAD(P)-dependent glycerol-1-phosphate dehydrogenase: protein MDSRVIQMPREVHIGPGVVHDTGNICDGLKLDKKILIVTGQKTYDIGARFAIDSLQQNDYDVEVAKVTEASFESVGQVEDLIDENTTVIGVGGGTVIDVAKLSSSNKGVYFISMPTTASHDGIVSPLASIKGANNSTSLKAHAPIAVIGDSEIISKSPFRLLAAGCADLISNFTAIKDWQLAKRLKNVPYSESAASLSIMSAKMITNNIESIKPNLEESARVVLKTLFSSSTAISIAGSSRPASGSEHKFSHALDLILDKPALHGEQCGIGTILMMKVYGGDWKFIRNNLKAIGAPTNAKELGVCEDDIIEALTKAHTIRPERYTILGEKGISEDAAHELAISTGVI, encoded by the coding sequence ATGGATTCTAGAGTAATACAAATGCCTCGTGAAGTTCATATTGGGCCGGGTGTGGTTCATGACACAGGCAATATTTGTGATGGTTTAAAGCTTGATAAGAAGATTCTTATTGTAACGGGCCAAAAAACTTATGATATTGGAGCCAGATTCGCTATCGACAGTCTGCAGCAAAATGATTATGATGTGGAGGTAGCTAAGGTTACAGAGGCTTCATTTGAGTCTGTTGGCCAGGTGGAAGATCTGATTGATGAAAACACTACTGTTATAGGTGTTGGTGGAGGGACCGTTATTGACGTTGCAAAATTGTCCTCCAGCAATAAGGGCGTTTACTTTATTTCAATGCCGACAACTGCTTCACATGACGGTATTGTTTCTCCGTTAGCTTCAATCAAGGGTGCAAACAATTCGACTTCACTGAAGGCACATGCTCCAATAGCAGTTATAGGGGACAGTGAAATAATCTCAAAGTCTCCCTTCCGCCTATTGGCTGCAGGATGTGCGGACCTTATTTCCAATTTCACAGCAATCAAGGACTGGCAGTTGGCGAAACGTTTGAAAAACGTTCCATATAGTGAATCTGCAGCTTCTCTTTCAATAATGTCTGCAAAGATGATTACAAACAATATAGAATCTATCAAACCGAACCTTGAAGAAAGCGCTCGTGTAGTTCTCAAAACCCTTTTCAGCAGCAGTACCGCAATCAGCATTGCCGGTTCAAGCAGGCCTGCAAGCGGTTCCGAACATAAATTTTCCCATGCATTAGATTTGATTTTAGACAAGCCCGCCCTTCATGGAGAGCAGTGTGGTATAGGAACCATATTGATGATGAAGGTCTATGGTGGGGATTGGAAATTCATTAGAAATAACTTAAAGGCAATCGGCGCTCCAACAAACGCTAAGGAATTGGGAGTTTGTGAAGACGACATAATAGAAGCATTGACTAAAGCTCATACAATACGTCCTGAAAGATATACTATTCTTGGTGAGAAAGGTATTTCTGAAGACGCAGCTCATGAATTGGCTATAAGTACAGGTGTGATTTAA